One genomic window of Aethina tumida isolate Nest 87 chromosome 3, icAetTumi1.1, whole genome shotgun sequence includes the following:
- the LOC109594855 gene encoding uncharacterized protein LOC109594855 isoform X1: MRWVYFLAFLMIGCLAEEDISDEPSIADPPAKLDSSLRRALLRALTELENEENDKLSSQEPNDKIVTKAKASAVTILTSSEETKNEETQESTTEVEKNEVIVQKSNGVQSKLITTIENQDLDPIGEAENFLTSASNSFSPQNNKVLHEKTEDIKTADVNNRINTIEQVDITTTTATKRPTVETTTATTTTTSTEESEAKAEEIQFINAPLVAAFTVHQDERGLPKRVEPIYKPTPNSRKVTATELKIIEQAKLRQEAIIKQQVAEQQRIRQQYELQQKQKVLEQEIQRLKQIQQQQEIFLRQQLQREKLLEEEIRLRNSGLPFIPVGKTHISNQIIQTTQQKPAQLTSAKKEVVTSETKEAVKTKTDSITLQPSISFDPVVEAGKLPINGQVLPVRNAVNFHQPIIQTSTFEQYHSLAPGIPNIVTLRNFQPILVEPDVSAFTTPRSNRVFRQESDTGNFFNRNVNNLGGSSFSIQKSVQPPPFQQDNRFLKSNLQTTFSVPSTFSIVPSVEQSSSYNFNAFNQQPIHHNRFFRSNYDNHQIISNNYQPHNSQTVHGRLNNLIYNSGLVRNNEQQENLGVVSKVLSLNHDSFFAGSNPIPQTIQPPPRKA, encoded by the exons ATGCGCTGG GTATATTTCTTGGCATTTCTGATGATTGGCTGTTTAGCCGAAGAAGACATCTCAGACGAACCCTCGATTGCAGACCCACCGGCCAAATTGGATAGTAGCCTACGACGTGCTCTTCTAAGAGCACTCACCGAATtagaaaatgaagaaaacgATAAATTATCATCGCAAGAACCCAACGACAAAATCGTAACCAAAGCGAAAGCGTCAGCGGTTACAATTCTCACTAGTtctgaagaaactaaaaatgaagaaacacAAGAGTCCACAACTGAAGTAGAGAAAAACGAGGTTATTGTTCAAAAAAGTAATGGCGTCCAGTCAAAACTAATAACAACAATCGAAAATCAAGATTTGGATCCTATTGGTGAAGCTGAAAACTTCTTAACCAGTGCCAGTAATAGTTTCAGCCCACAGAATAACAAAGTCTTGCACGAAAAGACCGAAGACATCAAAACTGCTGATGTTAACAATCGCATAAATACTATTGAACAAGTGGACATAACAACTACAACAGCAACCAAAAGGCCTACCGTGGAAACCACCACAGCAACCACGACTACAACGTCAACCGAAGAAAGTGAGGCCAAAGCTgaagaaattcaatttatcaatGCACCTCTTGTAGCTGCGTTTACGGTTCATCAAGACGAAAGAGGTCTTCCAAAACGTGTCGAACCAATTTATAAACCTACTCCGAACTCTAGAAAAGTAACGGCTACTGAACTGAAAATCATTGAACAAGCAAAATTGAGGCAAGAGGCAATTATTAAGCAACAAGTGGCTGAGCAACAACGTATTAGACAACAATATGAACTTCAACAAAAGCAAAAGGTTCTGGAACAAGAAATTCAACGTTTAAAACAAATCCAGCAACAACAAGAAATTTTCTTAAGACAGCAATTAcaaagagaaaaattattgGAGGAAGAAATTAGGTTACGTAATAGTGGTCTTCCCTTTATCCCTGTTGGAAAAACGCATATTTCcaatcaaattattcaaactaCTCAACAAAAACCTGCTCAGTTAACTTCAGCGAAAAAAGAAGTTGTCACGAGCGAAACTAAGGAAGCCGTTAAAACTAAAACAGATTCGATTACTCTTCAACCCAGCATTTCTTTCGATCCGGTGGTAGAAGCCGGCAAATTGCCAATTAACGGACAAGTGTTGCCAGTTAGAAATGCTGTCAACTTCCATCAGCCAATTATTCAAACGTCTACTTTCGAACAATACCATTCTTTAGCTCCAGGAATACCCAATATTGTTACACTCAGAAATTTCCAGCCAATCCTTGTTGAACCGGACGTAAGTGCTTTTACCACCCCAAGAAGTAACAGAGTGTTCAGACAAGAAAGTGACACAGGTAACTTCTTTAATAGGAATGTAAACAATTTAGGTGGCTCGTCATTTTCCATTCAAAAATCAGTTCAGCCTCCACCATTTCAGCAAGACAACAGATTCCTTAAGTCTAATCTTCAGACTACATTCAGCGTACCAAGTACTTTCAGCATCGTCCCGTCAGTAGAACAATCATCTTCATATAACTTCAACGCTTTCAATCAGCAACCCATTCATCACAACAGGTTTTTCAGGTCAAACTATGACAATCATCAAATAATTTCCAACAATTATCAACCTCATAACTCACAAACCGTCCATGGTCGTTTAAATAACCTCATCTACAATTCTGGTCTCGTTAGAAATAATGAACAACAAGAAAATCTCGGAGTTGTCTCTAAGGTTTTATCTTTAAATCATGATAGTTTCTTTGCAGGATCAAACCCAATTCCCCAAACAATACAACCACCGCCAAGGAAAGCTTGA
- the LOC109594843 gene encoding probable cytochrome P450 304a1, whose product MITLLLYIVTILLIIYWLLSSTWKPEYFPPGPPRLPIWGSYWYLLKKDYYFPHKALESLGKQYDTDILGFYLGDFPAITTMNYRTCKRLLLKEEFNGRNDTIIIRERGLGAPRGIFFLDGPDWREQRRFTLRNLREFGFGRRSVNIENFVTDEIKGIMDLVTSNPPEEFKSFLPEKGVALSPELFYAPLLNSVMQVLASTKYETMKLINIAKAALRFQRSGDPTGSAISCTPWLRFIAPEFFGYNTAIRENRYILNFLQGVIDEHRKTFIPHDHRDLIDVYIQEQKDREEQGEVGSFTDEQFLIVILDCMFPAGIAIGHTLNFHFVNLINNPGVQVKMQEEIDRVVGRSRLPTLDDRPKMPYIEATIRESMRYVSLNPLGIPRRCTKDTIFEGYFIPKDTVVMPGVHLAHWDPKVWSQPDQYLPERFLDQDGNLLKKDLTLGFGAGKRLCVGETFSRQNMFLIIAGLLQNFSVQSANGKPIDLNNIITGVNLSIDNVYIRFIPRY is encoded by the exons ATGATTACGTTATTGCTTTatattgttacaattttacttattatttattggttaCTTTCTTCAACATGGAAACCCGAATATTTTCCTCCAg gtCCACCTCGTTTGCCTATTTGGGGAAGTTACtggtatttgttaaaaaaggaCTACTATTTTCCTCACAAAGCTCTGGAATCTCTAGGAAAACAATATGATACAGATATATTGGGCTTTTATTTGGGTGATTTTCCTGCAATTACTACTATGAACTATCGTACCTGTAAACGATTATTGTTAAAAGAAGAATTCAATGGAAGAAATGATACTATAATTATACGTGAAAGAGGTTTGGGAGCACCAAGAG gaATATTTTTCCTGGATGGTCCGGACTGGAGGGAACAAAGAAGATTTACTCTAAGAAATTTGAGAGAGTTTGGATTTGGGCGCAGATCagttaatatagaaaattttgtgACAGACGAAATTAAAGGCATTATGGATTTGGTGACTTCAAATCCTCCAGAAGAATTTAAG AGCTTTTTACCGGAAAAAGGTGTGGCATTATCTCCAGAACTATTTTACGCACCTTTACTGAACTCTGTTATGCAAGTTCTCGCATCtacaaaatatgaaactatgaaacttaTAAACATTGCAAAAGCTGCACTACGTTTTCAACGAAGTGGTGATCCTACAGGTTCTGCTATAAGTTGTACACCTTGGTTACGGTTTATAGCACCAGAATTTTTTGGATATAATACAGCAATAAGGGAAAATAGAtacatattaaactttttgcag GGCGTCATTGATGAACACAGGAAAACTTTTATTCCCCATGATCACAGAGATTTAATAGATGTCTATATTCAAGAACAAAAGGATAGAGAAGAACAGGGTGAAGTTGGTAGTTTCACAG atgaacaatttttaatagtcaTTTTAGACTGTATGTTCCCAGCAGGTATTGCCATAGGTcacacattaaattttcattttgtgaATCTTATTAATAACCCTGGAGTTCAAGTTAAAATGCAAGAAGAAATTGACAGAGTTGTAGGCAGATCGCGCCTTCCTACTTTGGACGACCGACCAAA gatGCCGTATATAGAAGCCACAATCAGGGAGAGTATGAGATATGTATCATTAAATCCCTTGGGTATCCCAAGGAGGTGTACTAAAGACACAATATTCGAGGGGTACTTTATCCCAAAA GATACAGTGGTTATGCCTGGAGTACATTTGGCCCATTGGGATCCTAAAGTTTGGTCGCAACCAGATCAATATTTACCAGAACGATTTTTAGATCAAGATggcaatttacttaaaaaagacCTCACTTTAGGCTTTGGAGCAG GTAAAAGGTTGTGTGTTGGTGAAACTTTTTCCAggcaaaacatgtttttaataattgcggGTCTCCTCCAGAATTTTTCTGTTCAGTCAGCAAACGGAAAACCCATAGAtttgaacaatattattacaggggtaaatttatcaattgataatGTTTATATCAGGTTTATACcacgatattaa
- the LOC109594853 gene encoding glycerol-3-phosphate phosphatase yields the protein MSNANYKNLLDFTLREIHSILEDIETILIDCDGTLWHHNKPIPGTVDVFNTFKKSGKQLFMLSNNSTKTHVRIAEDARTMKYQVDNDHVLNTAYLTASFLNSEHFSKKVYIVGAMGISEEMESADIENFGAGPENTEVDFNSDLNHIEIQPNVGAVVVGHDIHISYVKLIKATTYLKDSKCLFIGTSCDERLPSTHESSLILPGPGSLLEAIETASNREAFIIGKPHTYIHEYLVKNHNINPRRTLIVGDSVTGDIEFGYKCGYTTLLVLTGDTTLDMLKSTKKKLVVYPDFYVDSLGSLVKFFNRPRLS from the coding sequence atgtcaaacgCCAACTACAAAAATTTGCTGGATTTTACATTGAGGGAAATTCATAGTATATTGGAAGACAtagaaactattttaattgattgtgATGGCACCCTTTGGCATCATAATAAACCAATTCCAGGGACAGTGGATGTTTTcaacacttttaaaaaatccgGAAAACAGTTGTTTATGTTGAGCAATAATTCGACAAAAACTCATGTTCGCATTGCTGAAGATGCCAGAACAATGAAGTATCAAGTTGATAATGATCATGTTTTAAACACTGCTTATCTGACAGCTAGTTTTCTGAACTCAGaacatttttccaaaaaagtaTACATTGTAGGTGCGATGGGTATAAGCGAAGAAATGGAAAGCGCCGACATTGAAAATTTCGGTGCAGGTCCAGAAAATACTGAAGTTGATTTTAATAGTGATCTAAATCACATTGAGATACAACCTAACGTTGGTGCGGTCGTTGTGGGACATGACATCCATATTTCATatgtaaaactaataaaagctACGACTTATTTAAAGGATagtaaatgtttgtttattggaacaaGTTGCGATGAAAGGCTACCCAGCACTCATGAGTCATCATTAATATTGCCAGGTCCTGGATCCTTATTAGAAGCTATTGAAACTGCTTCAAACAGAGAGGCATTTATTATTGGAAAACCACATACGTATATTCACGAGTATTTGGTGAAAAATCACAATATCAATCCAAGGAGAACACTTATTGTTGGTGATTCTGTTACTGGTGATATAGAATTTGGCTACAAGTGTGGATACACAACGCTCTTGGTTTTAACTGGCGACACTACATTAGATATGCTTAAAAGTACAAAGAAGAAATTAGTAGTGTATCCGGATTTTTATGTTGACTCATTGGGATCCCtggtaaaatttttcaacagaCCAAGATTGTCCTAA
- the LOC109594855 gene encoding uncharacterized protein CG45076-like isoform X2, whose translation MRWVYFLAFLMIGCLAEEDISDEPSIADPPAKLDSSLRRALLRALTELENEENDKLSSQEPNDKIVTKAKASAVTILTSSEETKNEETQESTTEVEKNEVIVQKSNGVQSKLITTIENQDLDPIGEAENFLTSASNSFSPQNNKVLHEKTEDIKTADVNNRINTIEQVDITTTTATKRPTVETTTATTTTTSTEESEAKAEEIQFINAPLVAAFTVHQDERGLPKRVEPIYKPTPNSRKVTATELKIIEQAKLRQEAIIKQQVAEQQRIRQQYELQQKQKVLEQEIQRLKQIQQQQEIFLRQQLQREKLLEEEIRLRNSGLPFIPVGKTHISNQIIQTTQQKPAQLTSAKKEVVTSETKEAVKTKTDSITLQPSISFDPVVEAGKLPINGQVLPVRNAVNFHQPIIQTSTFEQYHSLAPGIPNIVTLRNFQPILVEPDVSAFTTPRSNRVFRQESDTVSLQDQTQFPKQYNHRQGKLDD comes from the exons ATGCGCTGG GTATATTTCTTGGCATTTCTGATGATTGGCTGTTTAGCCGAAGAAGACATCTCAGACGAACCCTCGATTGCAGACCCACCGGCCAAATTGGATAGTAGCCTACGACGTGCTCTTCTAAGAGCACTCACCGAATtagaaaatgaagaaaacgATAAATTATCATCGCAAGAACCCAACGACAAAATCGTAACCAAAGCGAAAGCGTCAGCGGTTACAATTCTCACTAGTtctgaagaaactaaaaatgaagaaacacAAGAGTCCACAACTGAAGTAGAGAAAAACGAGGTTATTGTTCAAAAAAGTAATGGCGTCCAGTCAAAACTAATAACAACAATCGAAAATCAAGATTTGGATCCTATTGGTGAAGCTGAAAACTTCTTAACCAGTGCCAGTAATAGTTTCAGCCCACAGAATAACAAAGTCTTGCACGAAAAGACCGAAGACATCAAAACTGCTGATGTTAACAATCGCATAAATACTATTGAACAAGTGGACATAACAACTACAACAGCAACCAAAAGGCCTACCGTGGAAACCACCACAGCAACCACGACTACAACGTCAACCGAAGAAAGTGAGGCCAAAGCTgaagaaattcaatttatcaatGCACCTCTTGTAGCTGCGTTTACGGTTCATCAAGACGAAAGAGGTCTTCCAAAACGTGTCGAACCAATTTATAAACCTACTCCGAACTCTAGAAAAGTAACGGCTACTGAACTGAAAATCATTGAACAAGCAAAATTGAGGCAAGAGGCAATTATTAAGCAACAAGTGGCTGAGCAACAACGTATTAGACAACAATATGAACTTCAACAAAAGCAAAAGGTTCTGGAACAAGAAATTCAACGTTTAAAACAAATCCAGCAACAACAAGAAATTTTCTTAAGACAGCAATTAcaaagagaaaaattattgGAGGAAGAAATTAGGTTACGTAATAGTGGTCTTCCCTTTATCCCTGTTGGAAAAACGCATATTTCcaatcaaattattcaaactaCTCAACAAAAACCTGCTCAGTTAACTTCAGCGAAAAAAGAAGTTGTCACGAGCGAAACTAAGGAAGCCGTTAAAACTAAAACAGATTCGATTACTCTTCAACCCAGCATTTCTTTCGATCCGGTGGTAGAAGCCGGCAAATTGCCAATTAACGGACAAGTGTTGCCAGTTAGAAATGCTGTCAACTTCCATCAGCCAATTATTCAAACGTCTACTTTCGAACAATACCATTCTTTAGCTCCAGGAATACCCAATATTGTTACACTCAGAAATTTCCAGCCAATCCTTGTTGAACCGGACGTAAGTGCTTTTACCACCCCAAGAAGTAACAGAGTGTTCAGACAAGAAAGTGACACAG TTTCTTTGCAGGATCAAACCCAATTCCCCAAACAATACAACCACCGCCAAGGAAAGCTTGATGATTAG
- the LOC109594852 gene encoding abl interactor 2 yields the protein MNIEYLAHGNPSRESGVVSDCDTMAELAALLRSEIPEGRSNLTENHTNLQRVAEYCEANYFQNDNKRGALEETKNYTTQSLASVAYQINTLAYNFLQLLDLQTAQLAEMESQMNHISQTVMIHKEKVARREIGVLTANKSTSRQYKIIAPANPEKPIKYLRKPIDYSIFDDIGHGVRGNMTPRQKQRGSSSGSIHSVNAIPGNSMVGPAPTTKPPTPPQVSRTSSKVSVSGGTLSKGSREYRTPPAVAPPQVPSHYAPNYPIGHPRRSGERGPGYSTLPMGSHNQATPQVGMVHPMAQQQPQTPPPPPPPGNVSYVPDHPISMPPPPSPLINSQEMVLSSNQHHPMMMGGQHGPVPHGSLGMHTLSHAQGHRISQQLASSLGRGSGSQSPPLPPPPPPEHDEHEAFGRPRTSGVMPIVPDEEDLPGWVPKNYIEKVVAIYDYYADKDDELSFQESAVIYVLKKNDDGWWEGVMDGITGLFPGNYVEPCV from the exons atgaatattgaatatctGGCGCACGGCAA TCCAAGTCGGGAATCTGGTGTTGTAAGTGATTGTGACACAATGGCTGAATTAGCTGCTTTATTACGTTCAGAAATCCCGGAGGGACGAAGCAATCTCACTGAGAACCACACAAATCTACAAAGAGTGGCTGAGTACTGTGAGGCAAATTACTttcaaaatgataataaaagagGAGCTTTAGAAGAAACCAAAAACTATACAACACAGTCTTTAGCTAGTGTTGCATACCAAATTAATACTTTAGCATATAATTTCTTACAATTATTGGATTTGCAAACTGCTCAACTTGCGGAGATGGAGAGTCAGATGAACCACATTTCCCAAACTGTAATGATTCACAAGGAAAAGGTGGCAAGAAGAGAGATTGGTGTATTGACTGCAAACAAATCTACTAGTAGACAGTATAAGATTATTGCTCCAGCTAATCCAGAGAAACCTATAAAATACCTAAGAAAACCTATAGATTACTCaa tttttgatGATATTGGTCATGGGGTGAGGGGTAATATGACACCCAGGCAAAAACAAAGAGGGTCAAGTTCAGGAAGCATTCATTCTGTCAATGCAATACCTGGAAATTCCATGGTGGGTCCTGCACCTACCACTAAACCGCCAACTCCACCTCAGGTTTCTAGAACATCAAGTAAAG TATCTGTCAGTGGAGGTACTCTAAGTAAGGGTAGTCGAGAGTACAGAACTCCTCCTGCCGTAGCGCCTCCTCAAGTTCCTAGCCACTATGCTCCAAATTACCCAATTGGCCACCCCAGGCGGTCTGGCGAACGTGGGCCTGGATACAGCACCCTGCCCATGGGGTCTCACAATCAAGCCACCCCCCAAGTTGGGATGGTCCATCCAATGGCCCAACAGCAGCCTCAGACGcctccgccgccgccgcctccGGGCAACGTTAGCTACGTCCCAGACCACCCGATTAGTATGCCAC CTCCGCCATCCCCATTAATTAACAGTCAGGAGATGGTGCTGTCCTCAAACCAACATCATCCAATGATGATGGGCGGACAGCACGGTCCCGTACCCCACGGTAGCCTGGGCATGCACACATTGTCGCATGCTCAAGGACACCGCATTTCTCAACAGTTGGCATCGTCATTGGGACGCGGCAGTGGGTCGCAGTCCCCTCCGTTGCCCCCGCCGCCGCCACCTGAGCACGATGAACATGAAGCTTTCGGACGACCTAGAACGTCTGGAGTTATGCCCATTGTTCCTGATGAGGAGGATTTACCGGGATGGGTTCCCAAAAACTATATTGAAAAAG TTGTTGCCATATATGATTACTATGCTGACAAAGATGACGAGTTAAGCTTCCAAGAAAGTGCAGTAATTTATGTATTGAAAAAGAACGATGACGGATGGTGGGAAGGAGTAATGGATGGAATTACTGGTTTATTCCCTGGAAATTATGTCGAGCCTTGTGTCTGA
- the LOC109594855 gene encoding uncharacterized protein CG45076-like isoform X3 translates to MRWVYFLAFLMIGCLAEEDISDEPSIADPPAKLDSSLRRALLRALTELENEENDKLSSQEPNDKIVTKAKASAVTILTSSEETKNEETQESTTEVEKNEVIVQKSNGVQSKLITTIENQDLDPIGEAENFLTSASNSFSPQNNKVLHEKTEDIKTADVNNRINTIEQVDITTTTATKRPTVETTTATTTTTSTEESEAKAEEIQFINAPLVAAFTVHQDERGLPKRVEPIYKPTPNSRKVTATELKIIEQAKLRQEAIIKQQVAEQQRIRQQYELQQKQKVLEQEIQRLKQIQQQQEIFLRQQLQREKLLEEEIRLRNSGLPFIPVGKTHISNQIIQTTQQKPAQLTSAKKEVVTSETKEAVKTKTDSITLQPSISFDPVVEAGKLPINGQVLPVRNAVNFHQPIIQTSTFEQYHSLAPGIPNIVTLRNFQPILVEPDVSAFTTPRSNRVFRQESDTGSNPIPQTIQPPPRKA, encoded by the exons ATGCGCTGG GTATATTTCTTGGCATTTCTGATGATTGGCTGTTTAGCCGAAGAAGACATCTCAGACGAACCCTCGATTGCAGACCCACCGGCCAAATTGGATAGTAGCCTACGACGTGCTCTTCTAAGAGCACTCACCGAATtagaaaatgaagaaaacgATAAATTATCATCGCAAGAACCCAACGACAAAATCGTAACCAAAGCGAAAGCGTCAGCGGTTACAATTCTCACTAGTtctgaagaaactaaaaatgaagaaacacAAGAGTCCACAACTGAAGTAGAGAAAAACGAGGTTATTGTTCAAAAAAGTAATGGCGTCCAGTCAAAACTAATAACAACAATCGAAAATCAAGATTTGGATCCTATTGGTGAAGCTGAAAACTTCTTAACCAGTGCCAGTAATAGTTTCAGCCCACAGAATAACAAAGTCTTGCACGAAAAGACCGAAGACATCAAAACTGCTGATGTTAACAATCGCATAAATACTATTGAACAAGTGGACATAACAACTACAACAGCAACCAAAAGGCCTACCGTGGAAACCACCACAGCAACCACGACTACAACGTCAACCGAAGAAAGTGAGGCCAAAGCTgaagaaattcaatttatcaatGCACCTCTTGTAGCTGCGTTTACGGTTCATCAAGACGAAAGAGGTCTTCCAAAACGTGTCGAACCAATTTATAAACCTACTCCGAACTCTAGAAAAGTAACGGCTACTGAACTGAAAATCATTGAACAAGCAAAATTGAGGCAAGAGGCAATTATTAAGCAACAAGTGGCTGAGCAACAACGTATTAGACAACAATATGAACTTCAACAAAAGCAAAAGGTTCTGGAACAAGAAATTCAACGTTTAAAACAAATCCAGCAACAACAAGAAATTTTCTTAAGACAGCAATTAcaaagagaaaaattattgGAGGAAGAAATTAGGTTACGTAATAGTGGTCTTCCCTTTATCCCTGTTGGAAAAACGCATATTTCcaatcaaattattcaaactaCTCAACAAAAACCTGCTCAGTTAACTTCAGCGAAAAAAGAAGTTGTCACGAGCGAAACTAAGGAAGCCGTTAAAACTAAAACAGATTCGATTACTCTTCAACCCAGCATTTCTTTCGATCCGGTGGTAGAAGCCGGCAAATTGCCAATTAACGGACAAGTGTTGCCAGTTAGAAATGCTGTCAACTTCCATCAGCCAATTATTCAAACGTCTACTTTCGAACAATACCATTCTTTAGCTCCAGGAATACCCAATATTGTTACACTCAGAAATTTCCAGCCAATCCTTGTTGAACCGGACGTAAGTGCTTTTACCACCCCAAGAAGTAACAGAGTGTTCAGACAAGAAAGTGACACAG GATCAAACCCAATTCCCCAAACAATACAACCACCGCCAAGGAAAGCTTGA